The following is a genomic window from Candidatus Eremiobacteraceae bacterium.
GTCGGGAAGATCGAGGCCGCCGATGCGATCGCATGGGGTCTCACCGGCCCCAGCCTGCGCGCGACCGGCGTCGCGTACGACGTCCGCAAGGCGTTCCCGTACAGCGGCTACGACGAGTACGACTTCGACGTGCCGACGCACGACGGCGGCGACTGCTACAGCCGCTTCCTCGTCCGCGTGCGCGAGATGCACGAAGCGTGGCGGATCATCAAGCAGGCACGCGAGCGATTCCCGGGCGGGCCGGTGACGATCGACGATCGCAAGATCGTCAGTCCGCCGAAGACCGAGATCCAGCACTCGATGGAGGCGCTCATCCATCACTTCAAGCTCGTCTCGTCCGGCTTCAACGTCCCCGAGGGCCACATCTACAGCTGCGTCGAGAGCCCGCGCGGCGAGCTGGGCATGTACGTGACGAGCGCCGGCGGCAACAAGCCCTGGCGCGTCCGCTGGCGCCCGCCTTCCTTTTATAACTTGCAGGCGCTCAAACGCTTGGCACAGGGCAATCTCATCGCCGACGTCGTCGCGATAATCGGCAGTCTCGACCCGGTCTTCGGCGAGGTCGACCGTTGACGCCGGCTCGCGAGGCGAAGGGCAAAACGCTCATCGCCGCCCATCACGATGGCCAGAGCGCGCTCATCCCGTTCTTGCAGTATTGCCAAGAAGAGGACGGCTACGTCACGCCCACCGCGCTCGACGACGCCGCGACGCTCACCGGGCTCACCCGCGGCGAGGTCGAGTCGATCGCGTCCTTCTACTCGCTGCTGTTCCAGCGTCCGATCGGCAAGCACGTCATCCAGGTATGCCGCACGCTCGCGTGCATGCTCGGCGGCGCCGACGAGTTGCGCGCGCACGCGAGGGCGCGCCTCGGCGTGACCGACGGCGGAACGACTTCCGATGGCGTCTTCACGTACGAAGAAGTCGAGTGCCTCGCGGCGTGCGACAAGGCGCCGTGTCTGCAGCACAACCTACGCTACCACTACAACGTGACGCCGGCCGAGTTCGACCGGCTGCTCGAACAGTGGAAAAACGAGCGGCCCGAAGCCGCGATGCCGGCGGAATGATGCGATGACGCCTTTCGAACCGGTTCTCACCAAGGGCCTCGGCGAGCTCGATCTCGCCGACATCGACGTGTACGAGAGCCGCGGCGGATTTGGCGCGCTTCGCAAGGCGCTGCGCGACCTGACCCCCGACGCGGTCGTCAGTGAAGTGAGCGCCTCGAACTTGCGCGGCCGCGGCGGCGCCGGCTTCCCGACCGGCAAGAAGTGGAGCTTCCTCCCGAAGGACGGCCGCCCGCGCTATCTCGTGTGCAACTGCGACGAGGCCGAGCCCGGCACGTTCAAAGACCGCATGCTGCTCGAGAAGACCCCGCTGCAGATCATCGAGGGCCTGCTCATCTCGGCCTACGCCATCCAAGCCAAAGAGATCATCATGTACATCCGCGGCGAGTTCCTCGAGGGCTACCGCGTCTTCAAGAACGCGCTCGATGCGGTGCGCTCGCGCGGCTACGTCGGCCAGAAGATAGCCGGCAGCGATTTCTCGATCGACATCCTGCTCCACCGCGGCGCCGGCGCGTACATCTGCGGCGAGGAAACGGCGCTGCTGAACTCAGTGGAAGGCAAACGCGGCGAGCCGCGTCTCAAGCCGCCGTTCCCGGCGAACGCAGGGCTCTACGGCATGCCGACCGTCGTCAACAACGTCGAGACGGTCGCGCTCGTGCCGTACATCATGACGCGCGGTGCGAAGTGGTTCGCGTCGATCGGTCCGGAGAAGTCGCCTGGACCGAAGATCGTCTCGGTCAGCGGTCACGTGCAGCGGCCCGGGAACTACGAGATCCCGCTCGGCATCTCGATGCGAGAGCTCATCGACGAGTACGCGGGTGGGCTGCGCCCCGGCCGGCGCGTCAAAGCGATCCAGCCCGGCGGCGGGTCTTCGGCGGCGATCTTCGAGGAAGATCTCGATACCGGCTACGATTACGAGTCGCTCGCCGCGAAGCGCACGATGCTGGGATCGGGCGCGGTCGTCGTCATGGACGACACCGCATGCCTCGTCCGCTCGAGCATGACGCTCGTCCGCTTCTTCGAAAAGGAGAGCTGCGGCCAGTGCACGCCGTGTCGCGAGGGCGGCCAGTGGGTGCACCGGCTCGTCGCGCGCCTCGAAGCCGGCGAAGGCACCGATGCCGACCTGCGCGTCTTGAACACGATCAACACGACGATCACCGGCACGAATCTCTGCCCGCTCGGTGATTCTATCATGCCGTTCTTATCGTCGGTCCTCACGCGATTCCCCGACGAGTTCGCCGCACACGTGAAGCTCGCGCGCTGCCCCTTGAGCGCCGGTTCCAGCGAGAGCGCCGCCTGATGGCCAAGAAAACGCCGGCGCGTCCGAACGTCAAAGTCGTCATCGACGGCAACCAGATCTCGGTGCCCGAGGGAACGCTCGTCGTCGACGCCGCGAAGCTCATCGGCACGCAGATCCCGGTCTACTGCTCGCATCCAAAGCTCGATCCCGCGGGTCTGTGCCGCATCTGTCTGGTCGAGATCGAGAAGATGCCCAAGCTCCAGATCGCGTGCGCGACGCGCGTGACGGAAGGCATGGTCGTCCACACATCGACCGCGCGCGTCGCCGAGGCGCGACGCGGCGTCTTAGAGTTCTTGCTGCTCAACCACCCGCTGGACTGCCCCATCTGCGACAAGGGCGGCGAGTGCGATCTCCAAGACTACACGATGTCGTACGGCGCCGGAGCGAGCCGCCTCACCGAGCCGAAGCTCCACAAACCGAAACGCGTCGACCTCGGGCCGACCATCGTCCTCGACGAAGAGCGATGCATCTTGTGCCGGCGCTGCACGCGCTTCGATGACGAGATAGCTCAAGAGCGCAACCTCATCGTCGCCGAGCGCGGGCACAAGTCGCTCATCTCGACTCGCGACGGCGGGGGCTACCGGTCGTACTTCTCGGGCAACACGACCGAGATCTGTCCGGTCGGCGCGCTGACGAGCAAGGCGTATCGTTTCCGGTCGCGCCCGTGGGACCTCGGTCGCGCGGACTCGGTCTGCACGCAATGCTCGGTCGGCTGCAACTTCCGCATCGACACGCGCTTCGGCCACGTCATGCGCACCTTCACCCGCGAGAACCCGGAAGTCGACGACGGCTGGCTGTGCGACCGCGGACGCTATACCTTCAATTATATGTACTCGCCGGCTCGGCTGCGCCAGCCGCTCGTACGCCGCGACGGCGAACATCGTCCCGCGTCGTTCGACGAAGCGCTCGCGTATGCGGCCGAACGGCTCGGCCCCGCGGCTGCCGCCGGCAAGGTCGGCGTCATCGGCGGCGGCCGCCTCTCCGACGAAGAGGCCTTTGCCCTTCAGAAGTTCGCACGCGACGTGCTCGGCACGAACAACGTCGACTATCGCACGCACATCCAGCGCTTCGCGTCGCCGGCGCGCTTCGGCGCAAGCCTGACCGACATCGACGATGCCGATCTCGTCCTCGTCTTCGGCACGTTCACACCCGAGCAGGCGCCCGTGCTCGATCTGCGTCTGCGGCGCGCGGTCGCGAGGCGCGGCGCGAAGCTCATGCACATCGGGCCGTACAAGCCCGACTATCCGGTGGCAGTGCAGCACGTCGAATATCCGCCGGGCGCCATCGCCGAGCTCATGGAGCAACTCGCCGATACGGTCCATCACGGACGCGAGGAGTCCGGCGATGGCTTCGTCGCCGACATCGCGCAGCAGCTCGTCGACGCCGAGAAGATCGTCGCGATCCACAACGGCCGCAACGTCGCCGGCGCCGCATCGCTCGAGCGGCTCATGGAGACGCTTGCTCGCTACGACCATCAGGTCGGCATCCTCGTCGTCGGCGCGATGGGCAATGCTCGCGGCGCCGAGGCGGCCGGCTGCGTGCCGAACCTCGGCCCAGGTTACGCCGCTGTGCAAGGCACGCCCGGGATGACGACGACCCAGATGCTCGCTGCCGCTGCCGACGGCAAGCTCGATGCGCTCATCGTCGTCGGCGCGAATCCGGCGCTGACCGGCGCCGACGGCACGCTCGCGCGCGCCGCATTCGAACGCGTCGGGTTCCTCATGGCCGTCGATCTCGTCATGACGGAAACTGCGTCGCACGCCGACGTCGTCTTCGCCGCAGCCTCTTTTGCCGAGAAGCAGGGTCACACGACGAACCTCGAAGGCCGGCGCCAAGCCTTCGCGCAGGCGGTCGAGCCGCCCGTCGGCGTCTATACGGACTCTCAGATCCTCGCGAGCCTCGCGACCGCGCTCGGCAAGCCGAACGCCGTCCGCGCGGACGCAGACGAGCTGTTCGTCGATCTCCTCGCCGCCGAAGCGAGCGCCGCGGCATCGCGGCCGAAGGACGCGCCGCTGCCTCGCCCGAGCATCGCCGAAGCGCCGTCGTCGACTGCCGATCAAGTCGACGCGACTCATCGGCGCTTGACGATCTGTCCGATCCCGCACCTGTACGCCGGCGGCGGCGCGGCCGCGCACGATCCCGGTCTAGCCGAGATGCGTCCGAAACCGTTCGCGGTCTTCAGCAGCGCCGACGCGTCGCGCATCGGCGTCGTCGCGGGCGAGCGGGTGCGCCTGACCGGACCCGGCGGCACGATCGAAGTCGAAGCTCGCGTCGGCGATCAACCGCCGGTCGGCGTCGCGCTCGTCTTGGCCGATATGCCCGAAGCGCCGGAGAACAGATTGCTCGAGGAGACCGGTTTCGGCTGGGCGACCGTCGAGAAGGTCGCGCAAGCGCGGGAGGCATCGGCATGAACGCGCTGCTCGCGAACCCGAACACGAAAGAGACGATCATCGTCGCCATCGAGTCGCTCGTGATGGTCTTCGTCGTCATGACGGCGTTCGCGTACACGATGCTCGCCGAGCGCAAGGTGCTCGCCTGGTTCCAGATGCGCGTCGGGCCGACGTGGTGCGGGCCGTGGGGTCTCATGCAGCCGGCCGCCGACGCCGTGAAGCTCGTGCTGAAGGAAGATCTGACCCCCGCGACCGCCGACAAGGTCATCTACAAATTCGCGCCTGCGCTCGCCGTGCTCACCGCACTGCTCGCATGGGCGGTGATCCCGATCGGCGTCTTGCCGAACGGCGACCCCATCGCGATCGCGAATCCGGGGCCGGGCATCTTGTTCGTCCTCGCCGCCGCAGCGATCGGCGTCTACGGGGTCTCGCTCGGCGGCTGGGCGTCGCAGAGCAAGTGGCCGCTGCTCGGGGCCATTCGTTCGACCGCGCAGATGATCTCCTACGAGCTGTCGATGGGTCTCGCCGTCGTCAGCGTTCTGCTGCTGGCGGGCACGACGAATCTCGCCGGCATCGCCGCGGCGCAGAGCGCGCATCACTTCTGGTACGTCATCCCCGAGTTCATCGCGTTCATCATCTACGGCATCACGGCGACCGCGGAGACGAACCGCGCCCCGTTCGACCTGCCGGAAGCCGAGACTGAACTCGTCGCCGGTTTCCACACGGAATACTCGAGCCTTCGCTTCGGCACGTTCTTCGTGGCCGAGTACATCAATATGATCACCGTCTCGGCGATCGCGACCGTGCTCTTCCTCGGCGGCGGCGACGGCCCGTTCGTCGCGCAGTTCCCGCTCATATCCGTGCTCTGGTTCGTCCTCAAGATCTGCTTCTTCATCTTCATGTTCTTCTGGGTGCGCGCGACGCTGCCGCGGCTGCGTTACGACCGTCTCATGGCATTCGGCTGGAAGATCTTGCTGCCGGTGGCGGTCGCGAACCTCATCATCACCGCAGGAGTGGTGGCGCTACTATGATCCGCGCCGTACGAGGACTTGTCGTCGGCATGCTGACGACCCTCAAGTACCTGTTCCGCAAGAAAGTGACGATCGACTATCCGCGCGAGCCGTATCCGCATCCGGAGCGCTTCCGCGGCGTCCACGAGCTGCGCAAGTACGATGACGGCCTCGAGCGCTGCATCGGCTGCGAGCTGTGCGCGGTCGCTTGCCCGGCGAACGCGATAACGGTCATCGGCGCGGAGAACGATCCGCAAAAGCCGACGTCGCCCGGCGAGCGCTACGGCTACCGCTACGAGATCGACATGCTGCGCTGCATCTTCTGCGGCTGGTGCGAAGAGGCGTGCCCGACCGACGCAA
Proteins encoded in this region:
- the nuoG gene encoding NADH-quinone oxidoreductase subunit NuoG → MAKKTPARPNVKVVIDGNQISVPEGTLVVDAAKLIGTQIPVYCSHPKLDPAGLCRICLVEIEKMPKLQIACATRVTEGMVVHTSTARVAEARRGVLEFLLLNHPLDCPICDKGGECDLQDYTMSYGAGASRLTEPKLHKPKRVDLGPTIVLDEERCILCRRCTRFDDEIAQERNLIVAERGHKSLISTRDGGGYRSYFSGNTTEICPVGALTSKAYRFRSRPWDLGRADSVCTQCSVGCNFRIDTRFGHVMRTFTRENPEVDDGWLCDRGRYTFNYMYSPARLRQPLVRRDGEHRPASFDEALAYAAERLGPAAAAGKVGVIGGGRLSDEEAFALQKFARDVLGTNNVDYRTHIQRFASPARFGASLTDIDDADLVLVFGTFTPEQAPVLDLRLRRAVARRGAKLMHIGPYKPDYPVAVQHVEYPPGAIAELMEQLADTVHHGREESGDGFVADIAQQLVDAEKIVAIHNGRNVAGAASLERLMETLARYDHQVGILVVGAMGNARGAEAAGCVPNLGPGYAAVQGTPGMTTTQMLAAAADGKLDALIVVGANPALTGADGTLARAAFERVGFLMAVDLVMTETASHADVVFAAASFAEKQGHTTNLEGRRQAFAQAVEPPVGVYTDSQILASLATALGKPNAVRADADELFVDLLAAEASAAASRPKDAPLPRPSIAEAPSSTADQVDATHRRLTICPIPHLYAGGGAAAHDPGLAEMRPKPFAVFSSADASRIGVVAGERVRLTGPGGTIEVEARVGDQPPVGVALVLADMPEAPENRLLEETGFGWATVEKVAQAREASA
- the nuoI gene encoding NADH-quinone oxidoreductase subunit NuoI produces the protein MIRAVRGLVVGMLTTLKYLFRKKVTIDYPREPYPHPERFRGVHELRKYDDGLERCIGCELCAVACPANAITVIGAENDPQKPTSPGERYGYRYEIDMLRCIFCGWCEEACPTDAIVLTPRFDIADFSRERLVFGKDKLLVNDAFTQHLGNTESAVETDPGVEGGAA
- the nuoH gene encoding NADH-quinone oxidoreductase subunit NuoH, whose translation is MNALLANPNTKETIIVAIESLVMVFVVMTAFAYTMLAERKVLAWFQMRVGPTWCGPWGLMQPAADAVKLVLKEDLTPATADKVIYKFAPALAVLTALLAWAVIPIGVLPNGDPIAIANPGPGILFVLAAAAIGVYGVSLGGWASQSKWPLLGAIRSTAQMISYELSMGLAVVSVLLLAGTTNLAGIAAAQSAHHFWYVIPEFIAFIIYGITATAETNRAPFDLPEAETELVAGFHTEYSSLRFGTFFVAEYINMITVSAIATVLFLGGGDGPFVAQFPLISVLWFVLKICFFIFMFFWVRATLPRLRYDRLMAFGWKILLPVAVANLIITAGVVALL
- a CDS encoding NAD(P)H-dependent oxidoreductase subunit E gives rise to the protein MTPAREAKGKTLIAAHHDGQSALIPFLQYCQEEDGYVTPTALDDAATLTGLTRGEVESIASFYSLLFQRPIGKHVIQVCRTLACMLGGADELRAHARARLGVTDGGTTSDGVFTYEEVECLAACDKAPCLQHNLRYHYNVTPAEFDRLLEQWKNERPEAAMPAE
- the nuoF gene encoding NADH-quinone oxidoreductase subunit NuoF, producing MTPFEPVLTKGLGELDLADIDVYESRGGFGALRKALRDLTPDAVVSEVSASNLRGRGGAGFPTGKKWSFLPKDGRPRYLVCNCDEAEPGTFKDRMLLEKTPLQIIEGLLISAYAIQAKEIIMYIRGEFLEGYRVFKNALDAVRSRGYVGQKIAGSDFSIDILLHRGAGAYICGEETALLNSVEGKRGEPRLKPPFPANAGLYGMPTVVNNVETVALVPYIMTRGAKWFASIGPEKSPGPKIVSVSGHVQRPGNYEIPLGISMRELIDEYAGGLRPGRRVKAIQPGGGSSAAIFEEDLDTGYDYESLAAKRTMLGSGAVVVMDDTACLVRSSMTLVRFFEKESCGQCTPCREGGQWVHRLVARLEAGEGTDADLRVLNTINTTITGTNLCPLGDSIMPFLSSVLTRFPDEFAAHVKLARCPLSAGSSESAA